In Phocoena phocoena chromosome 3, mPhoPho1.1, whole genome shotgun sequence, a single window of DNA contains:
- the SLC36A2 gene encoding proton-coupled amino acid transporter 2, with the protein MSMTKSAGGPQGAVDLKLDLKPSSESAKKLQNKDSSFLDGSPSESPDLETTKGITAFQALVHLVKGNIGTGVLGLPLAMKNAGILMGPLSLLAMGFISCHCMHILVRCAQRFCHRLNKPFMDYGDTVMHGLEASPSTWLRNHAHWGRRIVSFFLIVTQMGFCCVYIVFLADNLKQVVEAVNSTTNNCHYNRTVILTPTMDSRLYMLSFLPFLVLLVLVRNLRALSIFSLLANITMLVSLIIITQSIIHGIPDPSHLPLVANWKTYALFFGTAVFSFESIGVVLPLENKMKDARRFPVILSLGMSIVTALYISIGTLGYLRFGNDIKASITLNLPNCWLYQSVKILYIIGILCTYALQFYVPAEIIIPFATSQVLKRWALPLDLFIRLAMVSLTCILAILIPRLDLVLSLVGSLSSSALALIIPPLLEITTYYSEGMSPITIIKDALISILGFVGFVMGTYQALDELIQSEDPLTFSNSTIFIQ; encoded by the exons ATGTCCATGACAAAGAGTGCCGGGGGTCCCCAGGGAGCTGTTGACCTCAAACTGGACCTCAAGCCCTCTTCCGAAAGTGCCAAGAAGTTGCAGAACAAGGATTCCAGTTTCTTGGATGGAAGCCCTTCTGAGTCGCCGGACTTGGAAACGACCAAGGGCATAAC aGCATTCCAGGCCTTGGTTCACCTGGTGAAAGGTAACATAGGCACAGGGGTCCTGGGACTACCCCTGGCTATGAAGAATGCAGGCATCCTG ATGGGCCCTCTCAGTTTGCTGGCCATGGGCTTCATCTCCTGCCACTGTATGCACATCTTGGTCAGGTGTGCCCAGCGCTTCTGCCACAG ACTTAACAAGCCCTTTATGGACTACGGGGATACGGTGATGCATGGACTAGAAGCCAGCCCCAGCACCTGGCTCCGGAACCACGCACACTGGGGAAG gCGCATCGTGAGCTTCTTTCTTATAGTCACCCAGATGGGCTTCTGCTGCGTGTACATTGTGTTTCTGGCTGATAATTTAAAGCAG GTAGTGGAAGCGGTTAATAGCACAACCAACAACTGCCATTACAACAGGACAGTGATTCTGACGCCCACCATGGACTCGAGACTCTACATgctctccttcctgcccttcctggTGCTTCTGGTGCTCGTCAGAAACCTCCGAGCCCTGTCCATCTTCTCCCTGTTGGCCAACATCACCATGCTGGTCAGCTTGATCATCATCACCCAGTCCATCATCCAT GGAATTCCAGACCCCAGCCACTTGCCACTGGTAGCAAACTGGAAGACCTACGCGCTCTTCTTCGGAACAGCCGTTTTTTCATTTGAAAGCATTGGTGTG GTTCTGCCCCTGGAAAACAAGATGAAGGATGCCCGCCGCTTCCCAGTCATCCTGTCTTTGGGAATGTCCATCGTTACTGCCCTCTACATCAGCATCGGGACTCTGGGCTACCTGCGGTTCGGAAATGACATCAAGGCCAGCATAACCCTTAACCTGCCCAACTGCTG GCTGTACCAGTCGGTCAAGATCCTCTACATAATTGGCATCCTGTGCACCTACGCCCTGCAGTTCTACGTCCCTGCAGAAATCATCATTCCCTTCGCCACCTCCCAGGTGTTAAAGCGCTGGGCACTGCCTCTGGACTTGTTCATCCGCCTCGCCATGGTCAGCCTGACAT GCATCTTGGCCATCCTCATCCCCCGCCTGGACCTGGTCCTCTCTCTGGTGGGCTCCCTGAGCAGCAGTGCGCTGGCGCTCATCATCCCGCCCCTCCTGGAGATCACCACCTACTACTCAGAGGGCATGAgtcccatcaccatcatcaaggACGCCCTGATCAGCATTCTGGGCTTCGTGGGCTTTGTGATGGGGACCTACCAGGCCCTGGACGAGCTGATCCAGTCAGAAGACCCTCTCACGTTTTCCAACTCCACCATTTTTATTCAGTGA